A single region of the Oscillatoria salina IIICB1 genome encodes:
- the petM gene encoding cytochrome b6-f complex subunit PetM, whose amino-acid sequence MTAHNLMINAAVLSSSLIIVGLVLGFLMLKIQGGEG is encoded by the coding sequence ATGACCGCTCACAATTTGATGATTAACGCCGCAGTCTTATCTTCTAGCTTAATTATCGTCGGCTTAGTTTTAGGATTCTTAATGCTGAAAATTCAAGGCGGCGAAGGCTAA
- the thyD gene encoding thylakoid membrane protein ThyD produces MKVAITGGTGFVGTRLVEKLHSQGEEIVIFTRNETRAKRIFPTSAYQNLEIVEYTPQKSGDWQNALSGCDAVVNLAGEPIAEERWTPQVKQKILQSRQLGTRKIVEAITQAEPKPSVLVNASAIGYYGTSETATFDENSPPGDDFLAEVCQTWEAEAEKVQAAGVRLVILRLGIVLGNGGALAKMLTPFKLYAGGPIGNGKQWFSWIHREDLVNLIITALKNPDIQGTFNATAPNPVRMNQLCQSLGEVMKRPSWLPVPGIALELLLGEGAKLVLEGQEVIPKQTQSTGFEYQYPTIKPALAQIVANY; encoded by the coding sequence ATGAAAGTAGCAATTACAGGCGGTACGGGATTTGTGGGCACACGCTTAGTCGAAAAGCTACACTCCCAAGGTGAGGAAATTGTCATTTTCACTCGCAACGAAACTCGTGCCAAGCGTATTTTTCCAACTTCAGCTTATCAAAATTTAGAGATAGTTGAATATACACCCCAAAAATCCGGCGACTGGCAAAATGCTCTCTCCGGCTGCGATGCTGTAGTAAACTTAGCCGGAGAACCAATTGCTGAGGAACGGTGGACACCACAAGTTAAGCAAAAAATTCTTCAAAGCCGTCAGCTAGGAACCCGTAAAATCGTCGAAGCCATTACCCAAGCCGAACCTAAACCTAGTGTATTAGTAAACGCTTCCGCGATCGGTTACTACGGAACCAGCGAAACTGCTACCTTTGACGAAAACAGTCCTCCTGGAGACGATTTTCTCGCCGAAGTTTGTCAAACTTGGGAAGCCGAAGCCGAGAAAGTCCAAGCCGCAGGAGTCAGACTAGTAATTTTGCGTTTAGGAATAGTATTAGGTAACGGTGGCGCACTCGCAAAAATGCTGACTCCCTTTAAACTTTATGCAGGCGGTCCCATCGGTAACGGTAAGCAATGGTTTTCTTGGATTCATCGGGAAGATTTAGTTAACTTAATTATCACCGCCTTAAAAAATCCTGACATCCAAGGTACTTTCAACGCCACTGCACCAAATCCTGTCCGCATGAACCAACTTTGTCAATCGTTAGGAGAAGTAATGAAGCGCCCCTCCTGGTTGCCAGTTCCCGGTATCGCCTTGGAATTACTGTTAGGAGAAGGCGCCAAGCTGGTATTAGAAGGTCAAGAAGTAATTCCCAAACAAACTCAATCTACAGGTTTCGAGTATCAATATCCGACCATTAAACCAGCACTAGCTCAGATTGTAGCTAATTATTAG
- the murA gene encoding UDP-N-acetylglucosamine 1-carboxyvinyltransferase, with protein MPEEDQSVLQIQGRTSLKGQVTISGAKNSALAIMAGALLCPEDCRLRNIPSLVDVARMSQVLSALGVKIRRQDNILDVNASSIGKSKAPYEVVSQLRASFFVIGPLLARLGVARVPLPGGCAIGARPVDLHVRGLQALGAEVRIEHGIVHAYVHGSGGRLKGAKIYLDYPSVGATETLMMAATLADGETIIENAAQEPEVVDLANFCRAMGAKIKGAGTNAIAISGVERLHSVDYQIIPDRIEAGTFLVAGAITHSELVLSPVIPDHLTPVIAKLKTIGNRVIHEGGNCLRIVPGELRGTDIETLPYPGFPTDMQAQFMALLTLAEGDSVITETVFENRMRHVAELSRMGADIRIKGQNAIVRGVPLLSGAPVVATDLRASAALVLAGLAAEGTTTIQGLHHLDRGYENLEDKLRRLGAKIQRLTSDPQKENLASAEATKVTKNNGFQAPSL; from the coding sequence CTGCCTGAAGAAGACCAATCAGTGCTTCAAATCCAAGGCAGAACTTCGCTAAAAGGTCAAGTTACGATCAGTGGAGCGAAAAACTCGGCACTAGCTATCATGGCAGGAGCTTTACTTTGTCCTGAAGATTGCCGCTTGCGGAATATTCCTTCTTTGGTAGATGTGGCGAGAATGAGTCAAGTTTTGTCGGCTTTGGGTGTCAAAATCCGACGACAAGATAACATTTTGGATGTTAATGCTAGTTCGATTGGGAAATCCAAGGCTCCCTATGAAGTGGTTTCTCAGTTAAGAGCTAGCTTTTTTGTCATCGGTCCGTTATTAGCCAGATTGGGTGTAGCGCGAGTTCCTTTACCAGGAGGATGTGCGATTGGTGCTAGACCTGTTGACCTGCACGTTCGCGGTTTGCAGGCTTTGGGAGCAGAGGTTCGGATCGAACATGGCATTGTCCATGCTTATGTACATGGTAGTGGAGGTAGGCTTAAGGGAGCAAAAATCTACCTGGATTATCCCAGTGTCGGTGCGACAGAAACGCTGATGATGGCGGCAACCCTAGCTGATGGTGAGACGATTATCGAAAATGCTGCTCAAGAACCAGAAGTGGTAGATTTGGCGAATTTCTGTCGAGCAATGGGAGCCAAGATTAAAGGTGCGGGGACAAATGCGATCGCCATTAGTGGAGTTGAGCGTTTACATTCGGTAGATTACCAAATTATCCCCGATCGCATTGAGGCGGGAACTTTTTTGGTGGCTGGAGCAATTACTCACTCGGAATTGGTGCTTTCACCTGTGATTCCCGACCACTTGACTCCGGTGATTGCGAAACTCAAAACCATCGGTAATCGAGTAATTCATGAAGGTGGTAATTGTTTGCGCATTGTTCCTGGAGAGTTACGCGGAACCGATATTGAAACTTTGCCTTATCCGGGATTTCCCACCGATATGCAAGCCCAGTTTATGGCTTTGTTGACTCTGGCTGAGGGAGATAGCGTAATTACTGAAACGGTCTTTGAAAATCGAATGCGTCACGTAGCAGAATTGAGTCGCATGGGCGCAGATATTCGCATCAAAGGTCAAAATGCGATCGTCCGAGGTGTACCATTACTTTCTGGTGCGCCTGTGGTAGCTACGGATTTACGCGCATCGGCGGCACTGGTATTAGCAGGTTTAGCTGCTGAAGGTACGACGACGATTCAAGGGTTACATCACTTAGATCGAGGTTATGAAAACTTAGAGGATAAGCTACGGCGCTTGGGGGCAAAAATTCAACGCCTGACATCCGATCCTCAAAAGGAAAATTTAGCTTCGGCTGAGGCGACAAAAGTGACCAAGAATAATGGGTTTCAAGCCCCGTCCTTATAG
- a CDS encoding TrmH family RNA methyltransferase: MLTSLQNPLIKQLRKLHRTKERHKENLFLLEGTHLLESACANNLALVTVCCTREWRENYQQLWEIAQKRAERSELVTAELLSAIATTVNPDGVVATARRIARDSLPLTQFNLGLVLERLQDPGNLGTIIRTAVAANVDGLWISADSVDLDNPKVLRSSAGEWFKLPMTVSSDLIAVVTNWKAKGMQIVATLPQANKSYWEIDFQRPTMILLGNEGAGLSPELASLADVEAKIPLANQVESLNVAIATALLLYEARRQPQLSESCKII; the protein is encoded by the coding sequence ATGTTAACCAGTCTTCAGAATCCTCTGATCAAACAACTTCGGAAATTGCATCGCACCAAAGAGCGACACAAGGAAAATCTGTTTTTGTTAGAAGGGACACATTTGTTGGAGTCAGCTTGTGCTAATAATTTAGCTTTAGTAACGGTTTGCTGTACTCGTGAGTGGCGAGAAAATTATCAGCAACTCTGGGAGATTGCCCAAAAGCGAGCAGAACGCTCAGAATTAGTCACAGCAGAATTATTAAGCGCGATCGCCACGACAGTAAATCCTGATGGAGTGGTAGCCACAGCGAGACGCATTGCTAGAGATAGTTTACCTCTAACTCAGTTCAATTTAGGCTTAGTTCTCGAACGACTGCAAGATCCAGGAAATTTAGGCACAATTATTCGTACAGCCGTCGCTGCTAATGTTGACGGTTTGTGGATTAGTGCAGATAGCGTTGATTTAGATAATCCGAAAGTTTTGCGCTCGTCGGCAGGAGAATGGTTTAAATTACCAATGACAGTAAGTAGCGATTTAATAGCAGTGGTAACAAACTGGAAAGCGAAGGGAATGCAAATAGTAGCTACCTTACCCCAAGCAAACAAAAGTTACTGGGAGATTGACTTTCAACGCCCGACGATGATTTTATTAGGGAATGAAGGAGCGGGACTATCTCCAGAATTAGCTTCTCTAGCTGACGTAGAAGCGAAGATCCCCCTAGCTAATCAGGTAGAATCATTAAACGTCGCGATCGCCACTGCTTTACTTTTGTATGAAGCACGAAGACAACCCCAATTGAGCGAATCGTGTAAAATAATTTAA